DNA from Aliarcobacter butzleri:
TTATAATATCTATTTAAATCGAATAATCCATATTCTAAAGGATTTGATTTTTTAAATTCATCATTAAACCAATCATAAACTGTCCAAAATTGTGGATTAGCCCTATTTATTACATAATCTTTAATTTTTTCTTTATCTTCTATGTGCTTTGAATAATTTTTTATTAAATCAAAAAAATCACCTAAATCATTTTGTTTTACAACAACAAACATATTTGGATAAGAACTAATAAATCCTTCAATAAAATCTATATCATCTTTTGTAGGATCTAGCCTTGAATCTTCATCAAACATCAAAGCAACATTTTTATGCCATCTATTTATTACCATTGAGTATATTAAATTTTCACCATTATTCATTTCAATTTTGATTAAAATACTATTTGCATCTCTTTGTGTAAAGTGTTTTATAACATCAACACTATTTGGAGTTGCAAGAGATTTTAGTGTATCTTCAATCTCTTTTTTTGTATTATAAACTTTTTTAAGAGGTGTTGGTTTGTACCAATTTTCTAAAAAATTTATATGATCTCTTTTTGTATTTGTATAATCCAATACCATATTTACAAACTCATATTTATAATCAGTTGAATAATATTTTATATTTGTTTCATTATTTGAAGGTGTATAAACTGTAAGATATTGAGCTAACCAACCTTCATACCAAGAGTTAAAATAGTTTAATCTACTTTTTTGAGGTAAAAATTCTAAAAAATTACTTTCACCTTCAACTCTTAATCTATCCATATGAGTTCGTACTAATAACTGATGAGCAGTATTTCCAAATACATCAAATCCAGCAACAAGAGAGTAATAAATTCTCTCTAAAAGTGGGAAGTCAATTACCCAAAGAGTTTTTGGAATACTTCCTAATGCTCCATAATGAAGTGATGCTGAATCAAAATGCCTATATACAGTTAAAATAGAGTCGTTCTTTTCACTTTTTCTTATATATTCAAGTTTCATTCCATCCGGATAATACTTTTTATAGATTTTTGCTCTATATTCTTCATATTTTTTAGTATCTTCTTCTCTTCCTAAATTTTTAAAAGTTTCATAAAGACTAGGGTCTTCACCTAATTGATTTGGAATACTAAGTGCTTTAAAATTATTTTTTAAAAAGTTTTTATCTTTTACACTTAAATCATAATTTGGGTTTAAAAACATAACCCAAAAGTGATCTTGTATAACATTGAGTGCTATTTGTCCTTTGCAAACAGGTCCTTTAATAAAAGTATTGATTATAAAATATATATCTTCAAGTAAAAACTTATATCTACTACTTGCAGGAATTTGTTTGAATACTTCAAGAGCATTTGGAGCTAAGCTTATATCATATGATGGGATATATGGTTCTTCCTCCCAAAGAGGTTTTATAAAAATGTCATTATAAAATTTTAATTTTTCATCATCAATTTTAAAAACCATATGCGTTTTATGAACTATTGTTGATTCGATTTTTTGTAATCTATAATAAAATGGTTCTTTTACTTCGTCATAAGGAAATCTCGTAGGAATTATTTTAGGTTTTTGTCCTGTTGGTGTACTTGAACGGATAAGTTCAAAGAAATTCCCACTTTTTTCATCAAAATAAATATGCGCTAAAAATAGGTGTTCATATATATATCTTGCAGTTACTTTATGTTTTATATCAGGAGTATTTAAAAAATCTTCAAATTTTTTAATTTGAGCATTTTCAAAAGCAGTAAAAACTCCTTTTTTTGTATCATCAATAGCACCACTATCAAGCCAAGTCATTAAAAGATTATATTCATCTTTTTGTAAAGCTGGAAAACCATACGGCATACCTTTATGAGGATTATCATCAAAAAATTCTTCTAATTCATCTTTATTTTTTACACAAGTAAGTTCGTCAGTTTCAGGTGAATATGCTCCTAAATTTAAAGGATTAACTTCTTTTTGAAAAAGATATTGCATCATAATAGAAGCATTTGATTCTTCCAATTTATCAACCATTGAACTAAAGCCTTTTTTTCTCCAACTAGAAGTATTTAGTGCATCAACAAAAAGTCTAGTTGGATTTGCAGCATTTATTCTATTTGCATAAACATCAGCTTTTGAACTTCCTCTATCAAGTCCATCAAAAGAGTCAAGTTTTAACTGACATGGTGAGTTGTAACATGAGTGACAAGATACACATCTACTATCTAAAATAGGTTTTATATCTTTTGAAAAGGATATTTTTTTATCTACTTTATCATACTTTACTGGTTCAAGAGGTTTTACAGAACAAGCAGCAAAAAATAGTGAAAAAATAAAAATAAGTACAATTTGAAATTTCATAAAAAATCCTAGAAGTATTAGTAATATTCATTATACAAAAAATTTTTTTTTAAAGTGCTTTTTGATAATATCCAAACTAAAATTAAAGGAAAAATATGCAACATCTTATCAGAACTTCAGATTTTACAAAAGAGGAAATTTTAGATATTTTTGAAGATGCAAGAGGTTTTTTAGATTTTAAACCTTGCGAAATCTTAAAAGGTAAAATTATAGTAACTTTGTTTTTTGAAAACTCAACAAGAACAAGAAGTTCATTTGAAATTGCAGCAAAAAGATTGGGAGCTGAAATTGTAAACCTTGATGTTGGAACTTCATCAACTAAAAAAGGTGAAACAATGTATGATACAGTTGCAAATATAAACGCGATGGGACCAGATGCTATTGTTATTCGACATAGCGAATGTGGATTACCTGAAAGTTTAATTGGTTATGTTGATTGTCCTATTATAAATGCAGGTGATGGAAGACATTCTCATCCAACACAGGCTCTTTTAGATTTATTTACAATTTATGAACATTTTAATGGACAAACTGAAGGTAAAAAAATAGCAATTGTTGGAGATGTTAGAAACTCAAGAGTTGCAGGAAGTAATAGAAGACTTCTTCCTAGATTTGGAATAGATGTAAATTTAGTTGCTCCTGATTGTTTTAAATATGAAGGAAATGAATTTAAACAATTTAACACAATAGCAGAAGTAATTGATGATATGGATGTTGTTATGAGTTTAAGAAGTCAATTAGAAAGACATAACATAACTTATTTTGAATCTTTACAAGAGTATGCAAAAGATTTTTGTATAACACCTGAATTAATGGAAGGAAGAGACTTCTTACTTTTACATCCAGGACCAGTTAATAGAAATATTGATATTAGTGATGAAGTTTTAAAAGATCCAAGATGTAAAGTTTTAGAGCAAGTTAGAAATGGAGTTGCAGTAAGAGCAGCAATACTTAAAAAGTTAATTTTAAATAATAAAAATTGAATAAAAAGATAATAGAAGAGCAGATTAATAAATTTGGCTTTGAAAAAGAGCCATTTTTATTTTTAATCTCTTATGATTTTAAAAAATTCTATATAGAAAAACTCTCAAACCTTTCAAATCAAATCAAATATGAAATAAATCAAAAAGAGACAAAAAGTAATAAAAGAGTAGATTTAGAAAAATTTCCTATAACTTTTGAAGAGTATAAAAAAAAGTTTGATGTTTTACAAGAAGAGATAAAAGAAGGCAATAGTTATCTTTTAAATCTTACAGCAAAAACGAAAATTAAAACAGCACTTAATTTAGAAGAGATTTACAAAAATACAAAAAGTATGTTTAAACTAAAAGTTCATACCAAAGATGATAATTTTGTATGTTTTAGTCCTGAAAAATTTGTAGAGATAAAAAATAGTAAAATTTTTACTTATCCTATGAAAGGAACTATTGATGCAAATATAAAAGATGCAAAAATAAAGATTTTGGAAAATCAAAAAGAGTTAGCAGAACATACAATGGTTGTTGATTTACTTAGAAATGATTTAGGAATAATTGGTTCAAATGTAAAAGTTGAAGATTTTAGATATGTGGATATTATAAATGCAGGAAATAAAGAACTTTTACAAGTAAGTTCAAAAATCTCTGCAACTTTACAATCAAATTGGCTTGAAACTTTAGGCACAACTATTATTTCGCTTCTTCCAGCAGGAAGTATAACAGGAACACCAAAGAAAAAAACAGTTGAAATTTTGAAAAATGTAGAGAAGTATGAAAGAGAGTTTTATACTGGAATTTTTGGAATATTTGATGGAAATAGTTTTGATAGTTATGTTTTAATAAGATTTATTGAAGAAAAAAATGGTGAATTATTTTATAAAAGTGGCGGAGGAATAACTTGTGACAGTGATGCTTTTTTAGAATATGAAGAACTTCTTGATAAAATTTATTTACCATTTTAATTTATCCTACTTTTTTCCTTTTTTTTATTATTAGAATTTTAAAAATAAAAAAAGGATAAATTATGAAACAAACAGCTTTATTATTAGTAGATTTTCAAAATGACTATTTTAGTACATTTGAAGGTGCAAAATTTGAATTAGAAGGAACAGAAAAGGCTTCTTCTAATGCTTCAAAAATATTAGAGTTTTTTAGAAAAAATGAAGGAAAGATTATTCACATAAAGCATGAATCTGCAAAAGGTGCTTCTTTTTTTGAAATAGGAACACAAGGTGTAAATATTCATAAAAGTGTAGAACCAAAAGAGGATGAAATTGTCGTAACAAAGAATTTCCCAAATTCATTTAAAGATACAAATTTAAAAGAAATTTTAGATGAAATAAATATAAAATCACTTATTATTGTAGGAGCAATGTCTCATATGTGTATAGATGCAACAACAAGAGCAGCAAAAGATTTTGGATATGAATGTACAGTTATATCTGATGCAACTGCGACAAGAGATTTACAATTTGGTGATATAGTAGTTCCATCAAAATATGTTCACGCATCTTTTATGGCAGCATTAGAGTTTGCTTATGCAAAAATCAAAACAACGACAGAAATTTTAAAAGGATTTTAAAATATTGAAATTAAGTAATTTACTTGTTCTTTATGTTTATGATAAAAAAGCAGATGAAGAAATAGTGACACTATTAAATAAAGAGTTCAAAAAAGTCTTTTTAGCTGCCAATTTTAAAGAAGCACAAAATAGTTATAAAAAGTATTCACCTTGTATTATAATAATTGAAGACACTTTTAAAGATAGAAAGATGGTAGATTATTTACAAGAAATTAGAAAAATTGATATGAAAACAGCAGTTATTATTTTGACAAATAATGAAACGAATTTATATAGTTTGGAATTAATTGAGTTATATATTACAAAATATATTATTACTCCTTACAAAGAAGAGGTTTTATACTCTTCTTTACTAAAGTGTTTGGATGTTATTGAAAGTAGAATTTATAGTAATGTAAAACTAAAAGATAATGTTTTTTTTAACTTCCAAACACAAAGTATAATAAATGAGGGTGAAATTATAATTTTGAATAAAAAAGAGACTATTTTGATGAATCTTTTTATTCAAAATCCAAATAGAGTAATTACTTACGAAGAGTTAGAATATCATATTTGGAATGGCGAAGTAACACTTGCTGCATTGAAGTCATTGATTAGAGATTTTAGAAAAAAGACTTATAAAACTATTTTAAAAAATTATTCAGGAATAGGATATAAGTTAAATTTAGAAAAATAAGATTTAGGAAAATAATTTGGAAAGTATAAAATATTTTGAAACAATCAAATGTGAAGATTTTGAAGTTTTTAATTTAGATTACCATCAAAAAAGAGTTGCAAACACAATAGGTTTAAATATAAATCTACAAGAGTATATTAATCCAATTTCAGAAGAATTATTAAGATGTAAACTCATTTATGATGAAAATGGAGTTGTTGATGTTTTATATTTTCCTTATAAAAAAAGAGAGATAAAAAGCTTTAAAATCATTTTTGATAATGAAATAGAATATTCAAAAAAGTATTTAAATAGAGCAAAACTAGATGAGTTATATGAAAAAAGAGATGATTGTGATGAGGTAATTATCATAAAAGATGGAATAGTTACAGATACAACAATTGCAAATATTGCTATATTTTATGAAAATTCTTGGATTACTTCAAAAAATTGTTTATTGGGCGGAACTACAAGAGCAAGATTGCTTGAAGAAAAAAAATTGTTTGAAAAAGATATAACTTTGGATATGTTAAAAAATGCTTCAAAAGTTGCTTTAATGAATGCAATGATAGGTTTTGATGAAATAAAAAATTTTAAAATCAAAGAAGAGATTTAACTCTTCTTTAAAAAGCAAGTAAGAAGTACAATTTTTACTCCGTTTACTCTTCCTTCTATTTGTTCAGGATTTGAAGTTAGCGAGATATTTCTAACTGCAGTTCCTCTTTTTGCAGTAAATCCAGC
Protein-coding regions in this window:
- a CDS encoding fatty acid cis/trans isomerase, with amino-acid sequence MKFQIVLIFIFSLFFAACSVKPLEPVKYDKVDKKISFSKDIKPILDSRCVSCHSCYNSPCQLKLDSFDGLDRGSSKADVYANRINAANPTRLFVDALNTSSWRKKGFSSMVDKLEESNASIMMQYLFQKEVNPLNLGAYSPETDELTCVKNKDELEEFFDDNPHKGMPYGFPALQKDEYNLLMTWLDSGAIDDTKKGVFTAFENAQIKKFEDFLNTPDIKHKVTARYIYEHLFLAHIYFDEKSGNFFELIRSSTPTGQKPKIIPTRFPYDEVKEPFYYRLQKIESTIVHKTHMVFKIDDEKLKFYNDIFIKPLWEEEPYIPSYDISLAPNALEVFKQIPASSRYKFLLEDIYFIINTFIKGPVCKGQIALNVIQDHFWVMFLNPNYDLSVKDKNFLKNNFKALSIPNQLGEDPSLYETFKNLGREEDTKKYEEYRAKIYKKYYPDGMKLEYIRKSEKNDSILTVYRHFDSASLHYGALGSIPKTLWVIDFPLLERIYYSLVAGFDVFGNTAHQLLVRTHMDRLRVEGESNFLEFLPQKSRLNYFNSWYEGWLAQYLTVYTPSNNETNIKYYSTDYKYEFVNMVLDYTNTKRDHINFLENWYKPTPLKKVYNTKKEIEDTLKSLATPNSVDVIKHFTQRDANSILIKIEMNNGENLIYSMVINRWHKNVALMFDEDSRLDPTKDDIDFIEGFISSYPNMFVVVKQNDLGDFFDLIKNYSKHIEDKEKIKDYVINRANPQFWTVYDWFNDEFKKSNPLEYGLFDLNRYYKEAIIE
- a CDS encoding aminotransferase class IV family protein yields the protein MESIKYFETIKCEDFEVFNLDYHQKRVANTIGLNINLQEYINPISEELLRCKLIYDENGVVDVLYFPYKKREIKSFKIIFDNEIEYSKKYLNRAKLDELYEKRDDCDEVIIIKDGIVTDTTIANIAIFYENSWITSKNCLLGGTTRARLLEEKKLFEKDITLDMLKNASKVALMNAMIGFDEIKNFKIKEEI
- a CDS encoding aspartate carbamoyltransferase catalytic subunit produces the protein MQHLIRTSDFTKEEILDIFEDARGFLDFKPCEILKGKIIVTLFFENSTRTRSSFEIAAKRLGAEIVNLDVGTSSTKKGETMYDTVANINAMGPDAIVIRHSECGLPESLIGYVDCPIINAGDGRHSHPTQALLDLFTIYEHFNGQTEGKKIAIVGDVRNSRVAGSNRRLLPRFGIDVNLVAPDCFKYEGNEFKQFNTIAEVIDDMDVVMSLRSQLERHNITYFESLQEYAKDFCITPELMEGRDFLLLHPGPVNRNIDISDEVLKDPRCKVLEQVRNGVAVRAAILKKLILNNKN
- a CDS encoding response regulator transcription factor, which produces MKLSNLLVLYVYDKKADEEIVTLLNKEFKKVFLAANFKEAQNSYKKYSPCIIIIEDTFKDRKMVDYLQEIRKIDMKTAVIILTNNETNLYSLELIELYITKYIITPYKEEVLYSSLLKCLDVIESRIYSNVKLKDNVFFNFQTQSIINEGEIIILNKKETILMNLFIQNPNRVITYEELEYHIWNGEVTLAALKSLIRDFRKKTYKTILKNYSGIGYKLNLEK
- a CDS encoding aminodeoxychorismate synthase component I, producing MNKKIIEEQINKFGFEKEPFLFLISYDFKKFYIEKLSNLSNQIKYEINQKETKSNKRVDLEKFPITFEEYKKKFDVLQEEIKEGNSYLLNLTAKTKIKTALNLEEIYKNTKSMFKLKVHTKDDNFVCFSPEKFVEIKNSKIFTYPMKGTIDANIKDAKIKILENQKELAEHTMVVDLLRNDLGIIGSNVKVEDFRYVDIINAGNKELLQVSSKISATLQSNWLETLGTTIISLLPAGSITGTPKKKTVEILKNVEKYEREFYTGIFGIFDGNSFDSYVLIRFIEEKNGELFYKSGGGITCDSDAFLEYEELLDKIYLPF
- a CDS encoding cysteine hydrolase family protein produces the protein MKQTALLLVDFQNDYFSTFEGAKFELEGTEKASSNASKILEFFRKNEGKIIHIKHESAKGASFFEIGTQGVNIHKSVEPKEDEIVVTKNFPNSFKDTNLKEILDEINIKSLIIVGAMSHMCIDATTRAAKDFGYECTVISDATATRDLQFGDIVVPSKYVHASFMAALEFAYAKIKTTTEILKGF